From one candidate division KSB1 bacterium genomic stretch:
- a CDS encoding long-chain fatty acid--CoA ligase, whose protein sequence is MGHSNLAEMFYKTCERFPDKTGMMYKQDGEYQSIKFRDMQAQVTNLAGGLASIGVKKGDKVVLFSENRYEWAFSDYAILSNGAVTVPIYSTLLSSHIKYIINDCDAKIVIVSNRNQFEKVLEIEGEIPLVEKFILFDPEGVNFDNMVSFAEVMGLGKKYLEENPNAVVEIVDDLNRDNMATIIYTSGTTGDPKGVMLSHGNFLSNVEAGIRAFSVSERDTFLSFLPLSHIFERMASHFLANHIGATIAYAESIETVPQNLQEIKPTIMTSVPRLFEKIYAKVVDSVEEGSALKKKLFYWAIGVGRQVTESKQENKALPSALNIKYGIANKLVFSKLKEHVGGRIRFFISGGAPLARDIGEFFTAAGLLILEGYGLTETSPLISINRFEKFKFGAVGIPVDNVEVKIAEDGEILTRGPHVMLGYYKNEDTTKEAIDRDSWFHTGDIGHIDVNGFLIITDRKKNIIVTAGGKNVAPQNIENKMIVSRYIEQVLVVGDKRKFCCSALIVPNFEMVEKFAKERTISFQSHKQLCQNEEIIRLIEVEVEAANKGLASYESIKEFILLDRPFSIESGELTPSLKVKRKVVEENYEEEINSMYEEESVKV, encoded by the coding sequence ATGGGGCATTCAAATTTAGCTGAAATGTTTTATAAAACATGTGAAAGATTCCCCGATAAAACGGGAATGATGTACAAGCAGGATGGCGAATATCAATCAATAAAGTTCAGGGACATGCAGGCTCAGGTAACCAATTTAGCCGGTGGACTAGCATCCATAGGCGTTAAAAAAGGCGATAAAGTTGTATTGTTTTCGGAGAATCGTTACGAGTGGGCATTTTCTGACTATGCGATTCTATCTAATGGCGCTGTGACTGTTCCAATTTATTCCACATTACTTTCCTCTCATATTAAATATATCATTAACGATTGCGATGCCAAAATTGTCATCGTTTCCAATCGAAATCAATTTGAAAAGGTTTTGGAGATTGAGGGTGAAATTCCGCTGGTTGAAAAGTTTATTTTGTTCGATCCGGAAGGGGTAAACTTTGATAACATGGTTTCCTTTGCAGAAGTTATGGGACTGGGGAAAAAATACCTAGAGGAAAATCCCAATGCAGTTGTTGAGATCGTAGACGATTTGAACCGGGATAATATGGCAACCATCATTTACACTTCCGGAACAACCGGTGATCCTAAAGGGGTGATGTTATCCCATGGAAATTTTTTGTCCAATGTTGAGGCTGGTATACGAGCATTCTCAGTAAGTGAAAGGGATACATTTTTATCCTTTTTACCGCTCTCGCATATATTTGAACGCATGGCCAGTCATTTTTTAGCCAACCACATTGGTGCTACCATTGCCTATGCTGAATCCATTGAAACCGTGCCCCAAAATTTGCAAGAAATTAAACCCACAATCATGACCAGTGTGCCGCGGTTGTTTGAAAAAATTTATGCAAAAGTAGTAGATTCTGTGGAAGAGGGTTCGGCTCTTAAAAAAAAGCTATTTTATTGGGCCATCGGTGTGGGCAGGCAAGTAACAGAATCCAAGCAGGAGAATAAAGCACTCCCCAGTGCATTAAATATTAAATATGGTATTGCCAATAAATTAGTGTTTTCCAAGCTTAAGGAGCACGTTGGCGGCAGAATTCGCTTTTTTATTTCCGGTGGCGCGCCATTGGCCAGAGATATCGGTGAATTTTTTACAGCTGCCGGGCTCTTGATCCTGGAAGGATATGGTTTAACGGAAACCTCACCTCTGATTTCCATTAATCGATTTGAAAAATTCAAATTTGGTGCAGTCGGCATTCCAGTTGATAACGTTGAGGTGAAAATTGCAGAGGATGGTGAAATCCTGACTCGCGGACCCCATGTTATGCTGGGTTATTACAAAAACGAAGACACTACTAAAGAGGCAATTGATCGGGATAGCTGGTTTCACACCGGTGATATTGGGCATATCGATGTTAACGGATTTCTGATTATCACGGATCGTAAAAAGAATATCATCGTCACCGCAGGCGGTAAAAATGTAGCACCACAAAACATTGAAAATAAAATGATCGTTTCCCGTTACATTGAACAAGTTCTGGTGGTAGGAGATAAACGTAAGTTTTGTTGTAGTGCACTTATCGTACCTAATTTTGAAATGGTGGAAAAATTTGCCAAAGAAAGGACCATTTCTTTTCAGTCTCACAAACAATTATGTCAGAATGAAGAGATTATCAGATTAATTGAGGTCGAAGTTGAGGCTGCCAATAAAGGTCTTGCCTCATATGAATCGATTAAAGAATTTATTTTGCTCGATCGACCGTTCAGCATCGAAAGTGGCGAGTTAACGCCGTCCTTGAAGGTTAAGCGAAAAGTTGTTGAAGAAAATTACGAAGAAGAGATCAATTCTATGTATGAAGAAGAATCGGTGAAGGTGTAA